The following are from one region of the Passer domesticus isolate bPasDom1 chromosome 13, bPasDom1.hap1, whole genome shotgun sequence genome:
- the HK3 gene encoding hexokinase-3 yields the protein MSSRRSQDGRSGRASRADQRLGAQEQDSRSRGPSPSAAPPLGPMTVVGQSLLLQDRRGSVKILHRDENMDPSLAMDVDSRFSASNLNQRRDSSHSTPIQRALRSFTIPLERLHVMKGHMVQDMCKGLSRETHAQAKVRMLPTYICSTPNGTEKGSFLVVELCQNQVRTLLVTLYGDGNMSPQMMYKIYELPEDIMQGEGEALFDFIAHCLTQFLAETISPDTNISEQHLPLGFVFPFTCQQTRLDKAELLSWSKGFSCSGVVGKDVVQLLQSAIDKQAKPDKQDGEGNGSGNWLSSWKGRKPSQSAPSLPYNVEVVALMNDTVGTMMTCSMEGRACEVAMVADKGSNCCFMAEAYLVETTEETSGRMCVNTEWGCFGDDGTLNDILTPYDQSVDVESSNPGEKRFEKLVGTLYLGELVRHTLVALTAEKAVFTGTNAAVLKEKGVFTMQHVLDIANNEDGITEVRRILEVLGLQPSERDCGRVQQICRAVVARAVTLHATGLAAILSYMCQTRDLESLMVNVGVEGELYAGYPRFEEVLLSVSRLLSPECMATILPSRDGSGRGAAMVTAVALRLASQRRVVDEVLAPLRLTRDDLVKVQALMRQEMDQGLDKETNPTASVRMLPTYVNHTPDGTEKGDFLALDLGGTNFRVLVVRITEEGITMASEIYVIPVSIMQGSGEELFDHIIDCIIDFQTKQNLVTQMLPLGFTFSFPCKQVGLDKALLLTWTKGFSASGCVGQDVVQLLRDAAKRKRHLGMQVVALVNDTVGTMMACGYDDPKCEIGLIVGTGTNACYMEEMKNVGTVEGDEGRMCINMEWGAFGDNGCLDHLFTHFDKVVDETTINPGKQRFEKLISGMYLGEIVRQILLVLTEKELLFQGKPCPKLQTKDIFKTKFLSTIELNGLALRQIRNILNELELDASFEDSVLMREVCQTVSLRAAQLCAAGLAAVVEKMRENRGVDQLSVTVGVDGTLYKLHPCFSSNLQKTLKDLAPNCNVTFLLSEDGSGKGAALVAAVADRAANAME from the exons ATGAGCAGTCGCAGATCCCAAGACGGCCGGTCCGGCAGGGCGAGCAGAGCAGACCAAAGACTGGGCGCGCAGGAGCAGGACAGCCG GTCGCGGGGACCATCTCCTTCCGCCGCTCCCCCGCTCGGGCCTATGACCGTTGTGGGGCAGAGCCTCCTCCTCCAGGACCGCAGAGGCAGTGTGAAGATACTGCACAGGGACGAAAATATGGACCCCTCACTGGCCATGGACGTAGACAGCag GTTCTCAGCGAGCAATCTGAACCAGCGCCGTGATAGTTCCCACAGCACACCG ATACAACGAGCCCTGCGATCATTCACCATCCCGCTGGAGAGGCTGCATGTTATGAAGGGCCACATGGTGCAGGACATGTGCAAGGGGCTGAGCCGCGAGACACACGCCCAGGCCAAAGTGCGGATGCTGCCCACCTACATCTGCTCCACTCCCAACGGCACTG agaagggCAGCTTTCTGGTGGTGGAGCTGTGCCAGAACCAGGTTCGGACCCTGTTGGTGACCCTCTACGGAGATGGAAACATGAGCCCCCAGATGATGTACAAGATCTATGAACTGCCAGAGGACATCATGCAGGGCGAGGGGGAAGCG CTCTTTGACTTCATTGCACACTGCCTGACTCAGTTCCTGGCCGAGACCATCAGCCCTGACACCAACATCTCTGAGCAACACCTCCCCTTGGGCTTTGTGTTCCCCTTCACCTGCCAGCAGACGCGGCTGGACAAG GCAGAACTCCTCTCCTGGTCcaagggcttcagctgcagtgGCGTGGTGGGGAAGGACgtggtgcagctgctgcagtcaGCCATCGACAAGCAGGCTAAGCCGGATAAGCAGGACGGGGAGGGCAATGGGTCAGGCAACTGGCTGTCCTCGTGGAAGGGCAGGAAACCCTCTCAATCTGCTCCTAGCCTGCCCTACAATGTGGAAGTTGTTGCCCTGATGAATGACACTGTGGGCACCATGATGACCTGCAGCATGGAGGGGAGAGCCTGTGAGGTCGCCATGGTTGCAG ACAAGGGCTCCAACTGTTGCTTCATGGCCGAGGCGTACCTGGTGGAAACAACAGAAGAGACCAGCGGGCGGATGTGTGTCAACACTGAGTGGGGCTGCTTTGGGGATGATGGCACCCTGAATGACATCTTGACACCCTACGATCAATCCGTGGATGTGGAATCTTCCAACCCTGGGGAGAAGAG GTTTGAGAAGTTGGTGGGCACCCTGTACCTGGGGGAGCTTGTCAGGCACACGCTGGTTGCCCTGACTGCTGAGAAAGCTGTCTTCACTGGAACCAACGCTGCTGTCCTGAAGGAGAAGGGAGTGTTCACAATGCAGCATGTTCTGGACATTGCCAA CAATGAGGACGGCATAACTGAAGTTAGGAGGATTCTGGAGgttctggggctgcagccaagcGAGCGGGATTGCGGCCGGGTGCAGCAGATCTGCCGGGCAGTGGTGGCACGTGCTGTCACACTCCATGCCACTGGGCTGGCTGCCATCCTCAGCTACATGTGCCAGACCCGGGATTTGGAGTCGCTGATGGTCAATGTGGGCGTGGAAGGAGAATTGTATGCAGGCTACCCCAG GTTTGAGGAGGTTCTGCTGAGTGTGTCAAGGCTACTGTCCCCGGAGTGCATGGCCACCATCCTGCCCTCGAGAGATGGCTCTGGGCGGGGGGCAGCCATGGTGACAGCGGTGGCTTTGCGCCTGGCATCCCAGCGCCGCGTGGTGGACGAGGTGCTGGCCCCGCTGCGGCTCACCCGCGATGACCTGGTGAAAGTGCAGGCACTGATGAGGCAGGAGATGGATCAGGGCCTGGATAAGGAGACCAATCCCACTGCCTCTGTCCGCATGCTGCCCACCTACGTTAATCACACACCTGATGGCACAG AGAAAGGCGACTTCCTGGCACTGGACCTGGGTGGCACCAATTTCCGTGTGCTGGTGGTGCGCATCACAGAGGAGGGCATCACCATGGCCAGTGAGATCTACGTCATCCCAGTTAGCATCATGCAGGGCAGTGGCGAGGAG CTCTTTGACCACATCATTGACTGCATCATAGACTTCCAGACGAAGCAGAACCTGGTGACACAGATGCTGCCTCTCGGCTTcaccttctctttcccctgcaaGCAAGTGGGCCTGGATAAG GCATTGCTGCTGACCTGGACCAAAGGCTTCAGCGCCTCAGGCTGCGTGGGACAGGATGTTGTCCAGCTGCTGCGGGACGCTGCCAAGCGCAAACGG CACTTAGGGATGCAGGTGGTGGCTCTGGTCAACGACACGGTGGGAACCATGATGGCCTGTGGTTATGATGACCCCAAATGTGAAATCGGCCTCATTGTGG ggacagggaccaaTGCCTGTTACATGGAGGAGATGAAGAACGTGGGCACCGTGGAGGGGGACGAGGGCCGCATGTGCATCAACATGGAGTGGGGAGCCTTTGGGGACAACGGCTGCCTGGACCATCTCTTCACCCACTTCGACAAGGTGGTGGATGAAACCACCATCAACCCGGGCAAGCAGAG GTTTGAGAAGCTGATCAGCGGCATGTACCTGGGCGAGATCGTGCGCCAGATCCTGCTGGTACTGACAGAGAAAGAGCTCCTGTTCCAAGGCAAAccctgccccaagctccagacCAAGGACATCTTCAAGACCAAGTTCCTCTCTACCATCGAGCT CAATGGGCTGGCCCTGCGGCAGATACGGAACATCCTGAACGAACTGGAGCTCGATGCCAGCTTTGAGGACAGCGTGCTGATGCGGGAGGTGTGCCAGACCGTGTCCCTGCGCGCCGCCCAGCTCTGCGCTGCTGGCTTGGCTGCTGTGGTGGAGAAGATGCGGGAGAACCGAGGCGTGGACCAACTGTCTGTCACTGTTGGGGTGGACGGCACCTTGTACAAGCTGCACCCATG CTTCTCCAGCAACCTCCAGAAGACACTGAAGGACCTGGCACCCAACTGTAATGTGACCTTCCTGCTATCAGAGGATGGCTCAGGGAAAGGGGCCGCGCTCGTGGCAGCTGTGGCCGATCGCGCCGCCAACGCCATGGAATAG
- the UNC5A gene encoding netrin receptor UNC5A isoform X1 — MAGWERAAALLVEGTAGRHRATGHVAVPAWLMSQPGHVEVAEPHLPTGAQQSATVANPASGASSDLLPHFQLEPEDVYIVKNKAVSLACRATPATQIYFKCNGEWVHQGDHVTQHSTDRSTGLPVMEVRIEVTRQQVEKIFGLEEYWCQCVAWSSSGTTKSQKAFVRIAYLRKNFEQEPTAREVSIEQGIVLPCRPPEGIPPAEVEWLRNEELVDPELDANVYVTPEHSLVLRQARLADTANYTCVAKNIVARRRSASAAITVYVNGGWSTWTQWSGCSTSCGRGWQKRSRTCTNPTPLNGGAFCEGQNVQKTACTTLCPVDGAWSEWSKWSECGAECTHWRSRECSEPAPRNGGRDCHGPELDTRNCTSELCTHAAPGAEDVALYVGLVAVAVCLVLLLLVGVLVYCRKKGGLDADVADSSILTAGFQPVSIKPSKADNPSLLTIQPDLSTTTMTYQGSLCPRQDGPAKLQLPNGHLLSPLGAGRHTLHHSSPAAEGADFVARLSTQSYFRSLPRGTNNMAYGTFNFLGGRLMIPNTGISLLIPPDAIPRGKIYEVYLTLHKQEEVRLPLAGCQTLLSPIVSCGPPGVLLTRPAILAMGHCVEASAENWSIRLKKQSCEGTWEDVLQLGAEPCTELYYCQLEAQACYVFTEQLGRFALVGESLSMAASKRLKLVLFAPAACPSLEYNIRVYCLSDTQDVLKEVIQLEKQLGGQLIGAPRVLHFKDSYHNLRLSIHDMPSSLWKSKLLASYQEIPFYHIWSGLQPFLHCTFTLERLSTSTCELACKIWVWQVEGDGQSFTVNFNIAKDTRFSDWLVPDEVGTPALVGPSAFKIPFLIRQKIISSLDPPGTRGADWRTLAQKLNLDSHLSFFASKASPTAMILNLWEARHFPNGNLSQLAAAVAEVGKQDGALFSEAEC, encoded by the exons ATGGCAGGGTGGGAGAGGGCTGCCGCACTGCTGGTggaagggacagcagggaggcaCAGGGCCACTGGGCATGTGGCTGTGCCGGCGTGGCTGATGTCCCAGCCAGGGCACGTGGAGGTGGCCGAGCCCCATCTCCCCACAGGTGCTCAGCAAAGCGCGACCGTGGCCAACCCGGCATCTGGCGCATCCTCGGACCTGCTGCCACACTTCCAGCTGGAGCCGGAGGATGTCTACATTGTGAAGAACAAGGCAGTGAGCCTGGCCTGccgtgccacccctgccacccAGATCTACTTCAAGTGCAATGGCGAGTGGGTGCACCAAGGTGACCACGTCACGCAGCACAGCACCGACCGCAGCACGG GGCTGCCAGTGATGGAAGTGCGCATCGAGGTCACCCGTCAGCAAGTGGAGAAGATCTTTGGGCTGGAGGAGTACTGGTGCCAGTGCGTGGCCTGGAGCTCCTCCGGCACCACCAAGAGCCAGAAGGCTTTTGTGCGCATCGCCT ATCTGCGCAAGAACTTTGAGCAGGAGCCGACAGCCAGGGAGGTCTCCATTGAGCAGGGCATCGTGCTGCCATGCCGCCCTCCCGAGGGCATCCCCCCCGCCGAG GTGGAGTGGCTGCGCAACGAGGAGCTGGTGGACCCGGAACTGGATGCCAACGTCTACGTGACGCCGGAGCACAGCCTGGTGCTGCGTCAGGCCCGCCTGGCCGACACCGCCAACTACACCTGCGTGGCTAAAAACATCGTGGCCCGCCGCCGCAGCGCCTCTGCTGCCATCACTGTCTACG TGAACGGCGGCTGGTCGACGTGGACGCAGTGGtcaggctgcagcaccagctgtgGACGGGGCTGGCAGAAGCGGAGCCGGACGTGCACCAACCCCACGCCCCTCAATGGGGGTGCTTTCTGTGAGGGCCAAAACGTGCAGAAAACCGCCTGCACCACCCTCTGCCCAG tggaCGGCGCCTGGTCAGAGTGGAGCAAATGGTCGGAGTGTGGGGCCGAATGCACCCACTGGCGCAGCCGCGAGTGCTCGGAGCCAGCGCCGCGCAACGGAGGCCGCGACTGTCACGGCCCCGAGCTGGACACCCGTAACTGCacctctgagctctgcacccaCG CTGCCCCTGGCGCAGAGGACGTAGCCCTGTACGTGGGGCTGGTGGCCGTGGCcgtgtgcctggtgctgctgctgctggtgggggTGCTGGTGTACTGCCGCAAGAAGGGGGGCCTGGACGCTGATGTGGCCGATTCCTCCATCCTCACCGCCGGCTTCCAGCCCGTCAGCATCAAGCCCAGCAAGGCTG ACAACCCCAGCCTGCTCACCATCCAGCCAGACCTCAGCACCACCACCATGACCTACCAGGGCTCGCTCTGCCCACGCCAGGACGGCCCTGCCAAGCTCCAGCTGCCCAACGGGCACCTGCTGAGCCCGCTGGGTGCTGGACGGCACACGCTGCACCACAGCTCGCCCGCCGCCGAGGGCGCTGACTTCGTGGCCCGGCTCTCCACACAGAGCTACTTCCGCTCCCTGCCCCGCGGCACCAACAACATGGCCTACGGCACCTTCAACTTCTTGGGGGGGCGGCTCATGATCCCCAACACAG GGATCAGCCTGCTCATCCCACCCGATGCCATCCCACGGGGGAAGATCTATGAGGTCTACCTGACGCTGCACAAGCAGGAGGAGGTGAG GCTGCCCCTGGCTGGCTGCCAGACGCTGCTGAGCCCCATTGTCAGCTGCGGCCCCCCCGGGGTCCTCCTCACCCGCCCCGCCATCCTGGCCATGGGGCACTGCGTGGAAGCCAGTGCTGAGAACTGGAGCATCCGGCTGAAGAAGCAGTCGTGCGAGGGCACGTGGGAG GACGTGCTGCAGCTGGGCGCTGAGCCGTGCACAGAGCTGTACTACTGCCAGCTGGAAGCGCAGGCTTGCTACGTGTTCACGGAGCAGCTGGGGCGCTTTGCCCTGGTCGGGGAGTCCCTCAGCATGGCGGCCTCCAAGCGCCTCAAGCTGGTCCTGTTCGCGCCGGCCGCCTGCCCCTCGCTGGAATACAACATCCGCGTCTACTGCCTCAGTGACACCCAGGACGTCCTCAAG gaggtgatccagctggagaagcagctggGAGGGCAGCTGATCGGAGCCCCCCGGGTGCTGCACTTCAAGGACAGCTACCACAACCTGCGCCTCTCCATCCACGACAtgcccagctccctctggaAGAGCAAGCTCCTCGCCAGCTACCAG gagatccCCTTCTACCACATCTGGAGTGGGCTGCAGCCCTTCCTGCACTGCACCTTCACCCTGGAGCGCCTGAGCaccagcacctgtgagctggcCTGCAAGATCTGGGTATGGCAGGTGGAGGGAGACGGGCAGAGCTTCACCGTCAACTTCAACATCGCCAAg GACACAAGGTTTTCAGACTGGCTGGTCCCCGATGAGGTGGGCACCCCGGCTCTGGTGGGCCCCAGTGCCTTCAAGATCCCCTTCCTCatccgccaaaagatcatcagcAGCCTGGACCCGCCGGGCACACGGGGAGCCGACTGGAGGACACTGGCACAAAAGCTCAACCTTGACAG CCATCTCAGCTTCTTCGCCTCGAaggccagccccacagccatgATCCTCAACTTGTGGGAAGCACGGCACTTCCCCAATGGCAACCTCTCCCAGCTGGCTGCCGCCGTGGCCGAGGTCGGCAAGCAGGACGGTGCCCTCTTCTCCGAGGCTGAGTGCTGA
- the SNCB gene encoding beta-synuclein isoform X1: MWSELDGSKDGMGAAMEVFMKGLSKAKEGVVAAAEKTKQGVAEAAEKTKEGVLYVGSKTQGVVQGVTSVAEKAKEQASQLGEAAFSGAGNIAAATGLVKKEEFPADLKAEEVAQEAVEEPLVEPLLEPEGENYEEPPQEEYQEYEPEA; the protein is encoded by the exons ATGTGGAGCGAGCTGGATGGCAGTAAGGATGGAATGGG AGCCGCCATGGAGGTGTTTATGAAGGGCTTGTCCAAGGCCAAGGAGGGGGTGGTCGCCGCAGCTGAGAAGACCAAGCAGGGGGTGGCCGAGGCGGCGGAGAAGACCAAGGAAGGGGTCCTCTATGTCG GGAGTAAAACCCAAGGTGTGGTGCAAGGCGTAACCTCAG TGGCTGAGAAAGCCAAGGAGCAGGCGTCCCAGCTGGGCGAAGCAGCGTTCTCCGGCGCTGGCAACATCGCGGCGGCCACCGGGCTGGTGAAGAAGGAGGAGTTCCCTGCAGACCTGAAG GCAGAGGAGGTGGCCCAGGAGGCTGTGGAGGAGCCACTGGTGGAGCCGCTGCTGGAGCCAGAGGGGGAGAACTACGAGGAACCCCCacag GAGGAATACCAGGAATACGAGCCAGAGGCATAA
- the EIF4E1B gene encoding eukaryotic translation initiation factor 4E type 1B isoform X1 yields MTSRSSGGDKDRMSWKRQQERRRQRARQHELLPAEIQGKHPLQNRWALWFFKNDKSKMWQANLRLVTKFSTVEDFWALYTHIQLASKLAAGCDYSLFKDGIEPMWEDSQNKRGGRWLITLAKQQRHTELDRFWLDTLLCLIGEMFDEYSDEVCGAVINIRTKGDKIAIWTREAENQEGVTHIGRVYKEHLGLSQKVAIGYQAHADTATKSGSLAKTKFVL; encoded by the exons AGGCAACAGGAGCGGCGCCGGCAGAGGGCTCGGCAGCACGAGCTGCTCCCGGCAGAGATCCAGGGCAAGCACCCCCTGCAGAACAG atgGGCACTCTGGTTTTTCAAGAATGACAAGAGCAAGATGTGGCAGGCAAACCTGCGCCTCGTCACCAAGTTCAGCACTGTGGAGGACTTCTGGGC GCTGTACACTCACATCCAGCTCGCCAGCAAGCTCGCAGCTGGCTGTGACTACTCCCTCTTCAAG GATGGCATTGAGCCCATGTGGGAGGACAGCCAGAACAAGCGTGGTGGGCGCTGGCTCATCACCCTGGCCAAGCAGCAGCGGCACACCGAGCTGGACCGCTTCTGGCTGGACACA ctgctgtgcctcatTGGGGAGATGTTTGATGAGTACAGCGACGAGGTGTGCGGGGCCGTCATCAACATCCGCACCAAGGGGGACAAGATTGCCATCTGGACCCGGGAGGCGGAGAACCAGGAAGGGGTCACCCACATTGG GCGAGTCTACAAGGAGCACCTGGGCCTGTCACAGAAGGTGGCCATCGGGTACCAGGCTCATGCAGACACAGCCACCAAGAGCGGCTCCCTTGCCAAGACCAAGTTTGTGCTGTGA
- the SNCB gene encoding beta-synuclein isoform X2, protein MEVFMKGLSKAKEGVVAAAEKTKQGVAEAAEKTKEGVLYVGSKTQGVVQGVTSVAEKAKEQASQLGEAAFSGAGNIAAATGLVKKEEFPADLKAEEVAQEAVEEPLVEPLLEPEGENYEEPPQEEYQEYEPEA, encoded by the exons ATGGAGGTGTTTATGAAGGGCTTGTCCAAGGCCAAGGAGGGGGTGGTCGCCGCAGCTGAGAAGACCAAGCAGGGGGTGGCCGAGGCGGCGGAGAAGACCAAGGAAGGGGTCCTCTATGTCG GGAGTAAAACCCAAGGTGTGGTGCAAGGCGTAACCTCAG TGGCTGAGAAAGCCAAGGAGCAGGCGTCCCAGCTGGGCGAAGCAGCGTTCTCCGGCGCTGGCAACATCGCGGCGGCCACCGGGCTGGTGAAGAAGGAGGAGTTCCCTGCAGACCTGAAG GCAGAGGAGGTGGCCCAGGAGGCTGTGGAGGAGCCACTGGTGGAGCCGCTGCTGGAGCCAGAGGGGGAGAACTACGAGGAACCCCCacag GAGGAATACCAGGAATACGAGCCAGAGGCATAA
- the EIF4E1B gene encoding eukaryotic translation initiation factor 4E type 1B isoform X2, giving the protein MATGEQRQQERRRQRARQHELLPAEIQGKHPLQNRWALWFFKNDKSKMWQANLRLVTKFSTVEDFWALYTHIQLASKLAAGCDYSLFKDGIEPMWEDSQNKRGGRWLITLAKQQRHTELDRFWLDTLLCLIGEMFDEYSDEVCGAVINIRTKGDKIAIWTREAENQEGVTHIGRVYKEHLGLSQKVAIGYQAHADTATKSGSLAKTKFVL; this is encoded by the exons ATGGCTACAGGGGAGCAG AGGCAACAGGAGCGGCGCCGGCAGAGGGCTCGGCAGCACGAGCTGCTCCCGGCAGAGATCCAGGGCAAGCACCCCCTGCAGAACAG atgGGCACTCTGGTTTTTCAAGAATGACAAGAGCAAGATGTGGCAGGCAAACCTGCGCCTCGTCACCAAGTTCAGCACTGTGGAGGACTTCTGGGC GCTGTACACTCACATCCAGCTCGCCAGCAAGCTCGCAGCTGGCTGTGACTACTCCCTCTTCAAG GATGGCATTGAGCCCATGTGGGAGGACAGCCAGAACAAGCGTGGTGGGCGCTGGCTCATCACCCTGGCCAAGCAGCAGCGGCACACCGAGCTGGACCGCTTCTGGCTGGACACA ctgctgtgcctcatTGGGGAGATGTTTGATGAGTACAGCGACGAGGTGTGCGGGGCCGTCATCAACATCCGCACCAAGGGGGACAAGATTGCCATCTGGACCCGGGAGGCGGAGAACCAGGAAGGGGTCACCCACATTGG GCGAGTCTACAAGGAGCACCTGGGCCTGTCACAGAAGGTGGCCATCGGGTACCAGGCTCATGCAGACACAGCCACCAAGAGCGGCTCCCTTGCCAAGACCAAGTTTGTGCTGTGA
- the UNC5A gene encoding netrin receptor UNC5A isoform X2, whose amino-acid sequence MAGWERAAALLVEGTAGRHRATGHVAVPAWLMSQPGHVEVAEPHLPTGAQQSATVANPASGASSDLLPHFQLEPEDVYIVKNKAVSLACRATPATQIYFKCNGEWVHQGDHVTQHSTDRSTGLPVMEVRIEVTRQQVEKIFGLEEYWCQCVAWSSSGTTKSQKAFVRIAYLRKNFEQEPTAREVSIEQGIVLPCRPPEGIPPAEVEWLRNEELVDPELDANVYVTPEHSLVLRQARLADTANYTCVAKNIVARRRSASAAITVYVDGAWSEWSKWSECGAECTHWRSRECSEPAPRNGGRDCHGPELDTRNCTSELCTHAAPGAEDVALYVGLVAVAVCLVLLLLVGVLVYCRKKGGLDADVADSSILTAGFQPVSIKPSKADNPSLLTIQPDLSTTTMTYQGSLCPRQDGPAKLQLPNGHLLSPLGAGRHTLHHSSPAAEGADFVARLSTQSYFRSLPRGTNNMAYGTFNFLGGRLMIPNTGISLLIPPDAIPRGKIYEVYLTLHKQEEVRLPLAGCQTLLSPIVSCGPPGVLLTRPAILAMGHCVEASAENWSIRLKKQSCEGTWEDVLQLGAEPCTELYYCQLEAQACYVFTEQLGRFALVGESLSMAASKRLKLVLFAPAACPSLEYNIRVYCLSDTQDVLKEVIQLEKQLGGQLIGAPRVLHFKDSYHNLRLSIHDMPSSLWKSKLLASYQEIPFYHIWSGLQPFLHCTFTLERLSTSTCELACKIWVWQVEGDGQSFTVNFNIAKDTRFSDWLVPDEVGTPALVGPSAFKIPFLIRQKIISSLDPPGTRGADWRTLAQKLNLDSHLSFFASKASPTAMILNLWEARHFPNGNLSQLAAAVAEVGKQDGALFSEAEC is encoded by the exons ATGGCAGGGTGGGAGAGGGCTGCCGCACTGCTGGTggaagggacagcagggaggcaCAGGGCCACTGGGCATGTGGCTGTGCCGGCGTGGCTGATGTCCCAGCCAGGGCACGTGGAGGTGGCCGAGCCCCATCTCCCCACAGGTGCTCAGCAAAGCGCGACCGTGGCCAACCCGGCATCTGGCGCATCCTCGGACCTGCTGCCACACTTCCAGCTGGAGCCGGAGGATGTCTACATTGTGAAGAACAAGGCAGTGAGCCTGGCCTGccgtgccacccctgccacccAGATCTACTTCAAGTGCAATGGCGAGTGGGTGCACCAAGGTGACCACGTCACGCAGCACAGCACCGACCGCAGCACGG GGCTGCCAGTGATGGAAGTGCGCATCGAGGTCACCCGTCAGCAAGTGGAGAAGATCTTTGGGCTGGAGGAGTACTGGTGCCAGTGCGTGGCCTGGAGCTCCTCCGGCACCACCAAGAGCCAGAAGGCTTTTGTGCGCATCGCCT ATCTGCGCAAGAACTTTGAGCAGGAGCCGACAGCCAGGGAGGTCTCCATTGAGCAGGGCATCGTGCTGCCATGCCGCCCTCCCGAGGGCATCCCCCCCGCCGAG GTGGAGTGGCTGCGCAACGAGGAGCTGGTGGACCCGGAACTGGATGCCAACGTCTACGTGACGCCGGAGCACAGCCTGGTGCTGCGTCAGGCCCGCCTGGCCGACACCGCCAACTACACCTGCGTGGCTAAAAACATCGTGGCCCGCCGCCGCAGCGCCTCTGCTGCCATCACTGTCTACG tggaCGGCGCCTGGTCAGAGTGGAGCAAATGGTCGGAGTGTGGGGCCGAATGCACCCACTGGCGCAGCCGCGAGTGCTCGGAGCCAGCGCCGCGCAACGGAGGCCGCGACTGTCACGGCCCCGAGCTGGACACCCGTAACTGCacctctgagctctgcacccaCG CTGCCCCTGGCGCAGAGGACGTAGCCCTGTACGTGGGGCTGGTGGCCGTGGCcgtgtgcctggtgctgctgctgctggtgggggTGCTGGTGTACTGCCGCAAGAAGGGGGGCCTGGACGCTGATGTGGCCGATTCCTCCATCCTCACCGCCGGCTTCCAGCCCGTCAGCATCAAGCCCAGCAAGGCTG ACAACCCCAGCCTGCTCACCATCCAGCCAGACCTCAGCACCACCACCATGACCTACCAGGGCTCGCTCTGCCCACGCCAGGACGGCCCTGCCAAGCTCCAGCTGCCCAACGGGCACCTGCTGAGCCCGCTGGGTGCTGGACGGCACACGCTGCACCACAGCTCGCCCGCCGCCGAGGGCGCTGACTTCGTGGCCCGGCTCTCCACACAGAGCTACTTCCGCTCCCTGCCCCGCGGCACCAACAACATGGCCTACGGCACCTTCAACTTCTTGGGGGGGCGGCTCATGATCCCCAACACAG GGATCAGCCTGCTCATCCCACCCGATGCCATCCCACGGGGGAAGATCTATGAGGTCTACCTGACGCTGCACAAGCAGGAGGAGGTGAG GCTGCCCCTGGCTGGCTGCCAGACGCTGCTGAGCCCCATTGTCAGCTGCGGCCCCCCCGGGGTCCTCCTCACCCGCCCCGCCATCCTGGCCATGGGGCACTGCGTGGAAGCCAGTGCTGAGAACTGGAGCATCCGGCTGAAGAAGCAGTCGTGCGAGGGCACGTGGGAG GACGTGCTGCAGCTGGGCGCTGAGCCGTGCACAGAGCTGTACTACTGCCAGCTGGAAGCGCAGGCTTGCTACGTGTTCACGGAGCAGCTGGGGCGCTTTGCCCTGGTCGGGGAGTCCCTCAGCATGGCGGCCTCCAAGCGCCTCAAGCTGGTCCTGTTCGCGCCGGCCGCCTGCCCCTCGCTGGAATACAACATCCGCGTCTACTGCCTCAGTGACACCCAGGACGTCCTCAAG gaggtgatccagctggagaagcagctggGAGGGCAGCTGATCGGAGCCCCCCGGGTGCTGCACTTCAAGGACAGCTACCACAACCTGCGCCTCTCCATCCACGACAtgcccagctccctctggaAGAGCAAGCTCCTCGCCAGCTACCAG gagatccCCTTCTACCACATCTGGAGTGGGCTGCAGCCCTTCCTGCACTGCACCTTCACCCTGGAGCGCCTGAGCaccagcacctgtgagctggcCTGCAAGATCTGGGTATGGCAGGTGGAGGGAGACGGGCAGAGCTTCACCGTCAACTTCAACATCGCCAAg GACACAAGGTTTTCAGACTGGCTGGTCCCCGATGAGGTGGGCACCCCGGCTCTGGTGGGCCCCAGTGCCTTCAAGATCCCCTTCCTCatccgccaaaagatcatcagcAGCCTGGACCCGCCGGGCACACGGGGAGCCGACTGGAGGACACTGGCACAAAAGCTCAACCTTGACAG CCATCTCAGCTTCTTCGCCTCGAaggccagccccacagccatgATCCTCAACTTGTGGGAAGCACGGCACTTCCCCAATGGCAACCTCTCCCAGCTGGCTGCCGCCGTGGCCGAGGTCGGCAAGCAGGACGGTGCCCTCTTCTCCGAGGCTGAGTGCTGA